The DNA segment AAATACACGCCACAAAGCGCGCCTATAAGGGCACCAAGTACGCCATTTACCAAGCCTTGGTAAACAAAACTAAGCATTATAGTTTTAGGTTTAGCCCCCATAGTTTTTAAAATGGCGATATCACCTTTTTTATCATTTACCGCCATAAACAGGCTTGAGACGATATTAAAACTAGCAACGGCAATAACCATAAGCATCACCACAAACATAACCGTGCGCAGTAATTGAATATCGTTAAATACATGCCCTTGGGTTCGAGTCCAATCATTCATATACACATATATATCAAGCTGTTGACCAATGTCTCTAACAATTACAGGCGCTTGAAATACATCATCAACGGCTATTCTAATGCCATGTACATCAGTCCCAATATCTGCAATTTCACTACCAACACTTAATGGCATGTAAGCCAGTGTTTCGTCAATTGCGCCGCCAAAATCGAAAATAGCAGCTATGGTCATATTACGTTTTTTCGGTGCAGCAAACTGACTATTACTATTATTACCATTGAGTCGTGGCAAGATAAGTTGCACGGTATCCCCAACTTTAACGTTCAGCTTTTTAGCAATTCCTTTACCAATAACGAGAGATTGCCCAGTTAAATCGGTCCATTTACCGGCACTAATAAAGTCGGTTATTTTTGACACTTTTGCTTCAAGTGCAATA comes from the Thalassotalea nanhaiensis genome and includes:
- the lolE gene encoding lipoprotein-releasing ABC transporter permease subunit LolE, encoding MFKPLSIFIGLRYVSSNRSKGFASFISASSTIGIGLGVMVLIIVLSAMNGFERELAKRLLSIVPHGEYIAVTKPIENWQQQVEHLETFEHVLAAAPVIKLGGLLQKGEQLKGLEVRAVDIALEAKVSKITDFISAGKWTDLTGQSLVIGKGIAKKLNVKVGDTVQLILPRLNGNNSNSQFAAPKKRNMTIAAIFDFGGAIDETLAYMPLSVGSEIADIGTDVHGIRIAVDDVFQAPVIVRDIGQQLDIYVYMNDWTRTQGHVFNDIQLLRTVMFVVMLMVIAVASFNIVSSLFMAVNDKKGDIAILKTMGAKPKTIMLSFVYQGLVNGVLGALIGALCGVYLSKNLTEIIRSIESMLNTKFLSGDVYFIDFLPTELDIRDVIFTVVAALILSLIATLYPAWRATKIDPAQVLGQGG